One Arachis hypogaea cultivar Tifrunner chromosome 2, arahy.Tifrunner.gnm2.J5K5, whole genome shotgun sequence genomic window, TTTGGTTTCTATCTTCTATTGCTAATTCTTCTTGTGTGGTTATTGATCAAATTGACCAATGTATCACAGTGAAAGTGAGTGTGGGTAACTTAGTTTGGCTTTGTAGTGCAGTATATGGGAGTCCTCAATTCGAAAAAAGATGTATGCTTTGGGATCATTTGCGTTCTATTAATTCAGGCCATAATAGACCATGGATGgccattggtgattttaatgagattgtgGCACCAGATGAGAGTACAggtgcttatttttcttctcacagAGCTAGTCTATTAGCTACTACTCTAGATGACTGTGAGCTCTTTGATCTTAAAGTGACTGGTAGGAGATATACTTGGTATAGAGCAGTTCAGGCTAGCAGGGACTTGGCTAAAAGGTTGGATAGAGCTCTAGTTAATGAGGCGTGGATGTCAATGTTTCCTGAGGGTTATTCTGAAATTCTTAGCAGGCTTCattctgatcattgtcctatttTAGTTCGTTGTCATGGTAGCCCCAGAGTGAAAGGTTCTCGTCCTTTTAGGTTCCAAGCTGCGTGGGCAACACATCCTTCTTATAAACATGTTATTAGTAAGGCTTGGAATCAAGAGTTTGGAGGCGTTACTGAAAGGCTTAAGATGGTTCAACAGGCTTCTTTGGACTTCAACtcaaagatttttggaaatatttttgtgCGAAAAAATAAGCTGGAATATCAGATTGATCAGATTCAACGGCGTTTGGAGGTTACCGATGTGTTATCTCTGAGAATTAAAGAAGCTGAACTGAGGGAAGATTATAATAGGCTTTTATTGCAAGAGGAACTTTTTTGGTACCAGAAATCTAGATAGCAGTGGGTCAAGTATGGGGATAGAAACActaaattctttcatcttcagactttggtgcgtagaaaccataatagagtacatggattatatgttagagatgggtcttggtctactgatccagatattctccaggaagaagccctctctttttacaagaatctctttggtacaacggaagaggttgaggttgattgtttaggggatgttccgatgcccactctaagcactgaggcttgtgctaggttaattgaccctgtctcttttgcggaagtcaagtcagcagtattcagtatgagcccttttaaggctcctggtccagatggctttcaagcttatttttttaaagaatattgggagatagtaggcactgagatttggaatattgtccggagcgcttttttgggagagttcttaaatcctagcatcatggaaactctgattgtgcttattcctaaaattgataatcctacctttatgaaggatttcaggcctattagcttgtgtaatgttgtttataaaattatcaccAAAGTATTGACTAACCGACTTCAGCCTTTTCTTCCAGATATTGTTAGTCCTTTACAAGGAGGTTTTATTCCGGGTCGTGGTGctcctgataatattattgtggcccaagaaattttgaatttcatgaagcacacaaaatccaagaaaggtactattgcttttaaaattgatcttgaaaaagcttatgatagggtggattggaggtttttggagagtactctcattgcttttggttttcctatcatcactgttaatttgattatgactTGTGTCCGTGCATCCTCTCTTTCTATTAtgtggaatgggaatagattggatagttttgctcctagaagggggcttagacagggcgatccaatgtctccttacttatttgtgctttgtatggaaagacttgcctgctatatatctcataaggtggtcgagggtgtgtggaaaccagtttctgtcactaggggtggcccaaaattttctcatttgatgtttgtaGATGATCTCTTACTCTTCTGCCAGGCTACAAAAAGTCAGGTCCAAATGGTCATgcattcttttaatattttttgcaaggcatctggcatgaaagtgaatcttgaaaagtctaaagctttttgttctaaaaatgtgactgctcgtagaagagatatttttactagtgtttcttcaatacgttttgctttggacttaggaagatatcttggagttaaccttaatcattcccgtaccagtagggcttcttttcattcggtgattgaaaaggtgaggggaagattagctaattggaaaggaaggcttctaaataaagcagggagactttgcctgatcaattctgttgcagcatccattcctgtctatcatatgcaggtatccttttttccaaattgggtttgcgataaattatcttctatgatgagacagttcctttggaagggtcaagttgatggtagaggtctttctcttgttaattggagGACCGTGATCACTCCAAAAAAATTTGGTGGCCTGGGTGTTAGAGACCATGCGTgtgttaatatatctttacttggtaaattggtgtggcaactttttcattgtcaggacaagccttgggttgctctattgagggcgaagtatctgaggaatgagggagttttagatggccctgtcccttgcaatgcttctcatgtttggaagagtatctcaaaggcttttggtgctcttaaggatgccttctcttggtgcgttgggtcacttgatcaatctttttggtttgacaattggagtattgagggcccaattgctcaagatgtcccttttgtacatatatctgactctgatttaactattagagacgtttggaaagatggtcaatggaatctccatgatattttctctatcattccagaagatgtcaaacagcgtttgaatgcttataatccggatttgaatgctggagagagttcgggttggtcgtggggtgtggcatcttctagactctactcagctaggagtgggtacagttggctagccaaaagaaagtttgactggaatgagcatgataattggttgtgggtatggcgtctgcatattcctgagaagtataagttcttgatttggctcagtCTCCATAATGCTATTCCTACAGCAGAGTTTCGTTTGGGTCGTGGTTCACCTGTCATCGGTGTCAGAATGGTTCTGAATCCACTCTTCATTGTCTTCGGGAGTGCCCTAGTGCCAAGGAGGTCTGGACCCTTTTAGGCTTGTATTCAGATAACTCGAATTTACATGATTGGCTCTACAGAGGTGCAAGGAGTGGagatgcttttcttttcttttcgactatctggtggatttggagaagcagaaatcatgacttatttaatatagatgattcatggagtgctagtaaagtggtgagtttgattcgtagttcagtaagggagtttcacactatttttgctatgcatcaatctctgtctcctccttcactttgtttgcattgggttccacctccagttcattctgttaaattgaattgtgatgctagttggtttgctccttctggctatgctggttttggttgtattattcgcaatcctgatggatgttggttgaaaggttgcactggaaaagtcgaagtgtgcagtgttctttttgctgaattgtatgcaatttggagaggtttacttcttgcttgggagagtggatttcgtgaggttatttgtgaaacagactgtttaGAAGCTGAATGCTTAGTAAGGATATTCCGGAATgggatttggcaaagcatattcaggaggttatgaattggaattggagagtctctattcttttaattcagaggactgcaaatagtgttgcagattgtatggctaaagcagctgcttctgtcgcggacacgaattggagccaaccatggagtgagcttcaacatctaatagatttagatatgaccctagccaattaatttggttttgtctcttttttctttcttttctatttagtcacaaaaaaaaaaagtctatatcacattaatattttttttaatatcattttttacGTTATAAATATTTCGGTCTGTCACCCAATCACCCTCACAGAAGCAGAGAGTGTAGCTTCAGAGTTCGCTTCTTCATATTCAAAAACATAACTTTTTTTGCTTtgctcttctccttctccttcttctcctcctcgTTGTCTCACTCTCCCTCTATCTCTCTCATATACATCTTCTTCGTCCGGAGGATGGACCGCTAGAAACATGTCACCAGGAACTTGAATCGCAGCAAAAGAGAAGGGGTAGTTTGAGATCTAAAAAGGCTGGAAGAGGATCCCGCCGTGGTAGTTAGGACCTTTTTGCATCCCTCGCCGGAAAATTTTCTGCTGACAAAATGCATGCTCGTTGCATTTGAAGGTTTCCATTTTTCactctttttttaattcttattttttaatttgttggtgcatgttgttattgttgttcttcTTTTAAGATCAAAGATTTTTTTTACCTTATGTGTTGGTTGAGAATGCTGGGAGAAAGATGGGGTTTTTGTGAAAGAAACTTTGAAGACTCTGTTTTTATCAGTGGTCTTATGCTGTTTTCCAAAAGATCGGTTGCAACATTATTTTTTTACTctcaccattttttttttttttttgttaaaatagtatatttttacCTGGATTCAATTTGTTACGGGGTTTGATGTACAACTTGAAACCAAAAATGGTTCTTTTTCTGCTGAAGAAAGTTTGTCTCTCTTTGGGATAGATAAAATCAAGTTTATCCAACAAATACTGATTTTTTTTAGTTCACTACAAATCAAATTTTCAGTTGCAAAAATCATTTATACttagtatttatttattgtatttgGTATATAAATGAAcgaaaataaatttaagatataatcaaatagtttatttttagatcaatatataaacataaataatGGATGATTTGGTGCTTTATTTATTAAGGAGTTATTAGATCTTATTAGTGTTTATATTAATTAGTTTAGCAATGAAAATCTTAGGATTTATCCTATGAGAATAAGATTTTGTATCTTTCTTTGAGTGCAGGGTATAATTGTGGTCATTTTTCACCTTCATTATATAATCTTCAGATGTAATGTGTTTTTCACAagttatgatttaattttttagttatttcacAGGGGTGATTAAAGCGAGCCATGCGTTAATATCTCCACGTGACAACAAGCCCAAAAGGACGAGGCGGGGAGGTAGGAGCCGCTGACAGAGGTGCGAGCAACTGAATAATTCCGATCATGAAGGCACTCAGAGCTGAATATTGTTGATTCGGTATGTTAAGAATATGGGTTAGTTTTGGTTTCGCGTCTTTGTCAGGTGTGAAAGAGTGTGTGATTAACCGTTATTCAATTTGTTTGTGCATTATTAGACTGACTTTGCTGATACTTGATACTTGATTCACCATTATTCACAGATCTCACTGAGGCCATTTGTTATGCCTTCATGGTATTTCATGATTCATCCATTCTTTCGTTCTACTTTTTGGATTTGGTTATATATTTCTTACTTTCTGCTGCACATTTCATtatagtttttcactctcttactTTCTGCCCCCCTCTTTTCAAATCACATGTCATTGAAAAAAGGTATTTTGATTTGGATTCTGTTCTGATCTTATTATATTAGTCAATACATGTGTTGTTGATCACTGTTTTGATCTATTTCTGTGCTGCTCTCCATTTGATATCTCAATTCTCTCATCCTTGTTCTTTCTATTTTGTATATCGTGGGaatattttacagttattttttatttaatatgtatCAAAATGACGGCTagtgaataatattttaaatttaatattttcactTAAGATGTTTATTTTTGTGAGaatgtttatttttaatatctatccagaaattataattttcaaaagCACATgcttttaaaaacaaataaatcttAATTAATTCCTTTATactatgttaaaataaaaaacatattatTAGAGAACTAGTTTTTTTGTTTGCCATGGTTCAGAATTCATTTTACTATGATATATTTTTGTCATAGAGCATTTTTCTTTATGTATCTAGCTAGTTTTAGTTTACCGAAAACATAACTATCACGTTGCTTCCATGGCTTGCTTGCTAGTGCTCACTTAGTGTGGTTTTTTTCATACCTTGTGTTGCATGTTTATAAGAAACACTTTCATGTATATTCCACTTGATTGATTTCATGTTAAAGCTAGCATTACATGTATTTCTTTTTTAACTTTCTTGAAGCTGCATATTTTTAAATTGGTGGCTAGGCTGGTCCTGCAGCTATCATCATTGGGAATGGCCTCGCATTATCATCGATTGTTGTTGTTCTGAAGGTAAATAACCTCACTACTATAtgcttttttttccctttctctttttcttttccctaaAAAAAAGCAAAACTTTTTTGAAGGTTTGAATTTCTGAACTTTTGGTATAATTTCACAGAAAGTAGCCAATTTTTGTTACAATCCAGtatctatttattttatcttctccCTATCCTTGGGAGGTAgacttaattttaaaatgttattttggCGAAGTAATTGCAATTTTCTTCTTGTAGCTCCCATTTGCTGATTAATTGTACTAATACCAATTAATATTGTggattaaaattttctattgtaATTTTCTAGTACATTAGGGAAGGCTTGGTGTGTCTATACGGTTTTGGCAAGGACTCTGATGTCATTTTCTGGTCTCTTTCTCAGGTATCCAAGTGATGCAGATATTTGGTGGTGAACACGAGATATGTGCAGCCAATATTCAACCAGTTTTTTGAGGCTACTTGGTAAgcagttttttcttcttctacttcttttgcaTATAGGCTTGGTGTTTGGTGGGGTttgaaaattgataaagaaaaaaaaaaagagatttttaCACTTCAAAGTTTAGTTATTGTGTCATTTTTTTGTGGAAGTTGATTTAAAGCATAGATTAATGGATTTTGGGCTTGTCAATTGAAAATCAAGATGTCAAAAGAACGTGGAAAGAACATAGTTAATCAcaaccaaacataaaaaaattcttaTAACAGAACTATAACTGATTTACTTAATAAACAGAATAAGATCATCTAATTAACAAATTATATAGTTATAACAGAACTATAATAGACATACTGTTATTTAATACTAATGCTAACAGGATCCTAAATAGCATGCACTACTATAATAGAGTAATAGATTCTgcccaaattaaaaattttattcttgtcaacattatatataatatttttttgtttcttggaCCTGttctataataattatatatttctatGTGACCGATTTTTTGTTTTGGTGAGCCCATTGCCCAACACATGCGAAAACCTGAACACACCCAACATAgcatatagaatcagacataaATGAACATTTTTTTGCACTATGAAATCGGCAATGACAATAACATTAATGATATAAAGGGGTTAACAATATGAGAATtggattgaattttgaaatgattTATTTGTAATTCAATTTcacaataattattcaatttggGATTAATGCAATATTATTAATAGTATTTATAACTTTTTTTGCATTTGAAAAGAACATGcgaaattaaaattaatgcaAATAATATTTGGAGATTTAAACTAGGTTGTTTCATCAATTGACAAGTTTATATTTAATTAGATAAAGATAGATAAATTTAAGTTTATCCGTCTCAACAGAGagaaagtaaaagaaagcaatttatttaatgtatttttttgaaaaagttaaaataaaaaatttaaaagtatctTATTTTCAATTATTCTCTCACCAATCACAATTTTTCCttcaaagtttttaattttttattaaaattatcatacCTTTCTAAAGAGAAGTATATATTTTAACTCTATCAACTTTTTTCCAAAAAtcgttttgtttttattattggttaaaattttaaattgtgttgtttaaaatataaacaaatattaatattttttatactatttaCTATATGCTTATTAATCTAATAGgaataaaaattagtatattatgataaaaaaattttaaaattaaatcatattgaaactttttttaatttttaacaaataattaaatgatattttaagttatattattaataaattaatattatttttttaaaataatgttctattttaatttacaaaataaaatcatattgaGGAAA contains:
- the LOC114924813 gene encoding uncharacterized protein, translating into MLGFHCVGIEEAVGHRGGIWFLSSIANSSCVVIDQIDQCITVKVSVGHNRPWMAIGDFNEIVAPDESTGAYFSSHRASLLATTLDDCELFDLKVTGRRYTWYRAVQASRDLAKRLDRALVNEAWMSMFPEGYSEILSRLHSDHCPILVRCHGSPRVKGSRPFRFQAAWATHPSYKHVISKAWNQEFGGVTERLKMVQQASLDFNSKIFGNIFVRKNKLEYQIDQIQRRLEVTDVLSLRIKEAELREDYNRLLLQEELFWYQKSR